Proteins from one Sander lucioperca isolate FBNREF2018 chromosome 16, SLUC_FBN_1.2, whole genome shotgun sequence genomic window:
- the LOC118493290 gene encoding gastrula zinc finger protein XlCGF71.1-like yields the protein MRTHTGEKPFSCSDCGKAFSDSGNQKKHMRTHTGEKPFSCLVCKKTFLMSRNLQTHMRTHTGEKPFSCSECGRGFTASGHLKKHMRTHTGEKLFSCSECDKAFFDSGNLKKHMRTHTGEKPFSCPECDKAFSDSGNLKKHMRTHTGEKPFSCSVCKKSFIQSGDLQNHMVVHTGETRFSCSVCNKSFSHSGSLRSHMRTHTGEKPFSCSECDKAFTESHNLKKHMVVHTGEKRFSCSVCNKRFAWGSHVKRHKCVGPMETS from the coding sequence atgagaactcacacaggagaaaagccttttagctgctctgaTTGTGGTAAAGCTTTCTCTGATAGTGGAAACCAGAagaaacacatgagaactcacacaggtgaaaaacctttcagctgtttagtttgtaaaaaaacatttttaatgtcTAGAAATTTACAgacacacatgagaactcacacaggagagaagcctttcagctgctctgagtgtggtagAGGTTTCACTGCTAGTGGGCACCTGAagaaacacatgagaactcacacaggagagaagcttTTTAGCTGTTCTGAGTGTGATAAAGCTTTCTTTGATAGTGGAAACCTGAagaaacacatgagaactcacacaggagaaaaacctttcagctgcccTGAGTGTGATAAAGCTTTCTCTGATAGTGGAAACCTGAagaaacacatgagaactcacacaggagagaagccttttagctgctctgtctgtaagaaatcttttataCAGAGTGGAGATTTACAGAACCACATggtagtccacacaggagaaacaagattcagctgcagtgtttgtaataaatcttttaGCCACAGTGGAAGTTTACGGtcacacatgagaactcacacaggagaaaaacctttcagctgctctgagtgtgatAAAGCTTTCACCGAAAGTCACAACCTAAAGAAACACATggtagtccacacaggagagaaaagattcagctgcagtgtttgtaacaaaagatttgcctGGGGTTCTCATGTCAAAagacataaatgtgttggtccGATGGAAacaagctga